atttcatttgaataaCTAACACATGCAAACGACATACATTCAAATAGGGCTGGAGTAGGGTCAAGGAAAAAAGCCCACCTGTCCCTCAGCGACTAGTTGTCCTTCCCAGAGGCAGTTCATTGCGTGTCCTCCCAAAGGAGTTTATTCGCACACACGCATGTGGCTTTTACAAAAATGGTGGCGTACGTTTTTGATCTAGTAATCCAGATTGGAAAGTGTTCTGTAAATGCAGCCGCCTCACTTCTGTCGGCTACTTCACATTCCTTTATATGCTTACACCAAAATTTATGTAACCGGTCTTCTGATGGCATGAatgctcttttccttcttttgccaTTTCGGGCAGTATCATGGCGCCTTCGGCTTTGCAAACAGGATTCTTAGCAGTGGGATTGCTGAGCTGTAGAGAATGTACCAAGGGGTTAAAACACGgatctcactgtgatttttatCGCCCCAATCACTTTTGAAATGTgaatgctttgtttttctccctttccttattCCTCCAGTTCCTGAGGATTTTTCTTGGGTTATTTGTTACCCATAGCAGTTGGAATTTTCTGGAGCTTCCCGTTTTGTAGGAGGCGTGATCGTGACGTCTGGTGCCGCTTTGCCAGGTGGAGCTGCAGACGCCATTAAGAATtcccattttgggggcacctggctggcttagttggtagaactGACtttcgatctcagggtcatgagttcaagccccgcattgggcgtagagcttacattaaaacaaaaacaacaaaaaaaaaaaaaaaaaaaaaaaagaggggcacctgggtggctcagtcagttgagcgtctaacttcaggtcatgatctcacggttcgtgagttcgaggctcacatctggctcactgctgtctgtcagcgcagagcctgcttaggatcctctgtccccctctctctgcccctcccccacttgcgttctcccaaaaataagtgttaccaaaaaaaaaaaaagtattaaaaaaaaaagaattcccattTTTGCCTTAGCACTCTCCATATTATTCTGTTTAAATTCTTGTTTTCAGATCCTATTGGAAATGCTTGTCTCTTGGCATTTCGTTCAGGCCAGTGCTGGTGGCTGTGAGGGCTGAGCCGCCCCCTGCTGCACAGACAGTCATACCAGGAGGTGCCAGCAGGTGGCAGGCAGAGCACCATAAGCACCCCTGGCCTTCAGTGGGGCTCTTCTCTGGACAGCAGCCAGAATCTGAGCCGCTGGACCCTTCCCAGACCCAGCAACATGTCGGAGTCAGTGTGGGTTGCTATGGGTTGCCTGATCCTTTTCTTCCACCTTTGCAGCCATTTCTTACATGGGCAGACAACTTGAGATGGCCAGCAGCTGCCTTGAGAAGGGCTCCAGGAAGCCACATCCTAGGAGGACAGCCTGAGGCCTCCTCCCCATCCAGGAACTAGCTGGAAGGATTTACATATCCTGGCCTGGAATGGCTTGAGTTTCCTTAATTGCACggctttccttcctgtctttttcaGCCAAATCTCCCACACCCTTCCCTTGAACAAGGAGGTCCCCTGAACAGGCACTTACTCACTGCTCTTAACTCCACCCACTCTGCTCTGGTCTAGGGGGAAGAAAATGAGCCAGAGATTTGAGAAGCCCCAGAGAAAGAGTGCTAGGATCCTGAGACCGCCTTGTTTGGGGGCAGGAGCCCCCAGGGGACCAGGAGCCCCCAGGGGACCAGCCGGGCCTGGGGTTTGGGCTGGTGGCTCCAccaccctccccacacccacctcctaGATTTGTGTTTCACTGGGTCCCAGTTTCTCTGATGGAggcctgcccaccccctccttctGGGCCGGGGGCCCTGCCCTTCTCTGTAGGGGAGGGGACATGAGGGAAGGAAGTGGCAACTGCATGGTCAGCAGTGGCCTCTTCTCAGCCACTGCCCCACGCCACCCTGAGGGAGACCAACAATGTTCCAGGTGCTAGCAGTCTCGGGGTAGGTGGCCTGGGAGAACCAGCTACTCCCCTGGAGCCTCAGAGCCCTCCTGCTCCTGGTTGAAGTTCCCCAGCTCTTCAGAGACCACTGGGTGTTCCTCAGGCTAACAAAGTGGGATGGGGACAGAGTGGGCAGGGACTCTCATCCGTTGGGGGCCAGGTCATTCTCTGCCAGGGAGGCCAAGGTTTCTGGAGTCACCCTGTGCCCCCAGCAGGGTTAACCCGCATTGAGACAGCTGGCAAGGAGACTCAGGGCCTGGCCCCAGCTGGTAAGAGCCCCAGGGTGAGGTGGGGGATGTGTGGGAGGGGGTTCGGGAAGGGCTGGCAGGAGGCCATGCACCGGGAGCTCCCCAGGATCATTTCCCAACAGGGCAAGGATTTGCATACTCACTGGTTTCCCCACCAGCTTCTCAGCTTCTAGAAccaggaaggcagaggagaaaagggcATGCGGGCAGCCACCTGAGTCTGATCCTCTCCACGCCTCGGTGGCTTGAACTTCTGTCTCAGGATCAGTTCCTGCCCTGGCACCCTCTCCTTCCCATGAGCCTGTGGGAACCTTACAACTCTTTTGTGAGGCAAGCCAGGGAGCTGAGGGAAGTGAGCGGCCCAGGGCCACACGGCCAGGACTTTTCCCTCTCAGGCTGGCACCACACCAACTGAGGTATCCTCTTGTCAGTCTAGAGAGATGCAGGGATCCTTGTGTCCCTTTTACAGGTGGGAACACTGAGGCCTTGTGAGGAAAGGTGCCTCAGCGGGCAGGGCAGGAGGTGGTGCGGAGCTTTGCAGTGACAGCCCAAGTCATGGGAAAGATACATCCTGGGCATCGGGCCTGGCTGCCAGATTGAGAAAGAGGCCCTGGACAGAGCAGCTCCAAGCCCCGGATGGCTGGCACAGCCAAGCTGGGTGCAAGTGCAGGCCGTAAGGACCCTGGACTGACTCAACCCTCGCCGGAGCCCAGACTCGGCTGGCACCTGCCTCATGGGCTCTGCTGTCCTTGTTGGTGCCGGTCAACGAGCCAGCAGGGCCAGGCACAGCCTCTAGACATTAGCCACCCCCGGTCTAGCCCCGTTGCCTGCTGCCGCTGGCCTGTAGgacccttcccccatccctcaaAACACAAGCAGCAGCTTCCTGTTCCATACAAAGCAACAGAGGCCCATAAAGCCTTTTATCTGGAATACAGTCCTTGATGGGaagaaagtattttgtaaataagGCAATGACATTTCTTTGTGCAGATAAAACCTTCGAAGGAGGCTGGAAGCAATGGGCACGGGGCGCCTTGAAGAGCAGGTGTGGAGGCTTCGAGATAATGTTTGCTGAGATCCTTTCCACCTTGCGCCTGGGTTCCTGCCCAGTGCAGGCTTCTAAAGAATGTTCAGGGTGAAGAACGAAGCGGGGGCCTAATGTGCAGGGAGATCGCCAGTGTGGCATTTTCCTCAACTTGCCGCACAGCTGTTCTGTGCTAGCacagtttctaaaaaaaatacagatactaTAAAAGCTTCATAAACAATAAGTACAAATTAGGTGAGATGTTCAAATATAGAAttattaaaactgtatttttccattttgcccTGTTGATGGTGTTTGGGGATCATTTGACAGCCCCActtttcacttaaatatttaacattccgggcgcctgggtggttcagtcggttaagcgtccaacttcagctcaggtcgtgatgtcacggcctgtgggttcaagcccacatcggggctctctgctgacagctcagagcccagagcctgtttcagattctgtgtctctttctctgcccctcctccgctggcgctctcactctctcaaaaataaacattaaaaattttttaaaaacataaaatatttaacatttatatctcatttatccatctgggggaaaaaaaaaaagaaaaaattcatatattcCTGGCTGACTTCCTTCTTGGGGCAGATAAGAAGGTTGAAATGGTGAGGTGAACACAGCCCACAGAGAACGACGCCAGAGGCTCtttaatgagcacttactatgtgccaggcgttGGGTCACGCACTCAACAAGCATGCTCTTGTGTACCCCCTACAATCCTGTAAGGTGGGTACATTATcaccactttgcagatgaggaaatgggagaCCCAGAGTGGGGTGGTCACTTGCCCCAGGTGACATAATTGGGGTGGCAGAGCCAGTTCTTGAGTTTAGGACCAGGACCCCTAACCTCCCGCTTGGAGGTTAGCCTGGCACCGCCTCTCCAGGctgccccccaggcgccccctgctccGCTGTGCAGCTCGGCCCCTAGAACACCGCAGTGTCTGGGAAGATGGTGCCTGAGCCGAGCACCCAAgggcttccccacccccttctctcccaaACTCTCCTGGAAGCCCTATTCTCAGCCAGATAGTTTTCTGCCCTCAGCTCCGGTCCCAGGACGGAAAAGGGGAACAGCCCGATCCTGCCTGTGTCGCCCCACCGCCTTCTCTCAGTAAAGGAAGCCTCCGCCCCCGGGGGCTGAGCACTTTGGTGCCCACCTGCCGACCTCCCGTTGCCCAAAGGCCGGCTCAACCCCCGGGTACAACAAAGACCAGCATCTCTTAAAGGGGCTCACATTGTACTTTATTGACGTGTTAAGGGAGCGCAAGGACTTCCACTTAAAGTAGTTAACATGACACctgtacacacacaaatatgtgtcCCCACCCTCGGGGAAGGGTGAGAGGACTCAGtatagaaggaagggaagagggggtggggacagagggcccTTGgtccgctccccccaccccaccccccgcggGGGCAAGGGCGCTGCGAACAGAGTGGGTCAGAAGGTGGGTTATTAAGAAGCATCTTGCTTACTAACATGAGGCCCGGTGCCCTGCGAGAGCACTGATGAGGCCTCATTGGCGTACAGGAGGGGCCCTTGGAGGGCAGGCACACAGTGCCTAACTAGCCAGCCGAGGCCGGCatcccaggggtggggtggaggtggggggtcgTGCGCAgggcccccagcccaggcctctgctccccaccacctccctccccgccctctgAGAGAAAGGAGGGTTTGGGCTTCAGCCACGGATTGACGCCTTTAAGGCGGCGTCTCCTTAAACTACAGATACAATGTGCATCAACAGGGTGATCGTTCCTGCCCCACTCGGCAGCCGGCTCCAGGTGCCGGGTGGGCCAGGACCAATCCTACAGTAtctttggtttgtgggttccCTTCCCTACTTTACTCCTCCCTCTGTCCAGCCTTAGGGCCGGCAGCCGCACGGCTGGGTCACTCGCTGGGGTGCCCGGGCTGGTAAGAAAGGATCTCGGCAGCCAGCCGCTGGGGGTCCAGGAGCTGAGGGAAGCGCCCCATCACGGCCTCCACCAGGTGCGGGGGAAACACCCCGCACAGCTTGATGTACACACTGGCTCGCTCCTTGGCTAGGCTCCCGGCCCCGGCCCACGGGCCCCGGTCGGCCCCTGGGCCTGGCACCTGCCGCTCCGGCAggactggggtgggtgggggcagctgGTACGGCTCAGACCAATACTCTCGGGGTGGAAAGGCAGCTGGCGGCGGGGCATAGTCAGCAGGGACACTGAAGTGGCCGGCACCCACGGCCCGTCCAAAGGTAGGGAAGGCTGGAGCGGCCGGGAGCTCGGCCCCGTAGGGGCCGTAGCCAGCATAAGGGCCCCGAGGCAGGCCGGGTTCTCCAGGGCCTCCTCCTCGGACCCCCCACAGTTCTGACATCTGGCTCTCCAGGGAGCCGATGCCCGAGTCCAGGCACTCTTGGGAGTTGTATGGGAGAGAATCCAGCGTCTGTGGGAACCAGTCTGCGGGCCCAAAGCTGCTGCCGCTGCGCCCGCTAGGTGGGAGGCTCCTGCCCGCTGGGGCGAAGGTCTGTGTCAGACCCTCTCGGTGCGGCCCTGGCGATGCCCGGGCTCCCAGCTTCTTCCCATCTAggctgccctgctcatgctctgccggCAGAGAGCCGGGCTGGGATGAAGGTGAAGGCCGCCGGCCACTCTTCTCCTTGCTTGGGGCCCTAGGGAGTGAGAGGAGGGCACTGGCACGGAGCTCATCAGCCACAGAGCGCTGGGGGCGGCTGGGCCGCTCTGGGTGGAAGAACCGGCATTTGATCCCATAGGTGCATTTCCTCCCTGGAAGAGAATGAGGGGGTGTCTAAGCAAGGGGTTCCAGaaccagggctgggagggggaaaGGTGGGGCACAGGAAACGTAGGGCTGGGTGGGCTCGGAGAGGAAGCACTCGGGGGCCCAAGCTGCCTTggatgagagaggaaggggaaggagtgaGGGGGCAGCTGGGTCTCTTACCATAGGGACACGGCTGCTTCCGGTGCTCGGCTGTGAGTGGCTTCTTCCGCAGGAAGTTGTCCAGGCTTGGCCCGTGACGGCCCAAGGGGTCATCCGGGGGCATGAACCTGCAGGGTAGGTGGGAGAGCAGCTCCGGAAACTGCTGTTCGTCCTGCAGGACACCTCTGGGCCCAGGGCGGGAATGCcccaagggaggggaggaggaccCCGCCAGGGCAGTTCTCTTGCTGGGCACTCCCTGAGGGCGTGGGGAGGCCAGCAACCTGAAAATCTGAAACTAAGGCTGCATCCATCCACCAGCCTCTGGCCAGAGAGCGAGTGCTGGGAACCACTGACCAGATCCTATCACAGAAGCTTCGGCAACTCCACATTCAGATCCCCTGGCCTAGCCTGGCCCCTTTTACCTGGTGGTGAGTCCCCTGCACTCACTCCCAAAGCTGCCTGGATACAAGGCTGCGGCCCCAGCAGAGCTCCCCGCAACAAAGCCCCATGCCAGAGGACACGTCTGGCTTCTcccccggggccccggggcccGGGAGCCAGGAACGTACTTGTCGTTGACGAAGGAGTACATGAGCAACCGCTCCTCGATGAAGCGCTTCCACTCCTGCCGCTCGCCCTGGAGGTCCCGGTACGTGTCATTGGAGACCACGACGCCGTCGGACTCAAAAGCCAGCTTCACGATGAAGCGGTCGTCATAGCACACCACGCGCTTGCCGCCTACCCGGCGCGACGGGGTGAACACCAGGATCTTCTTCTTCTCCAGTTCCCGCAGGATGTGCTGGTCTGGGAGGCAGTGGCAGCACAGGTCAGAGCCCCATCTGGACCCAGAGCCTCTGGGTGGCCAGGCACAGGAGCTCCGAACTCCAGGTACACCaaggcaggcaggggcagaggacaGCAGAAGCCAGGAAAACAAATGCTGGtccttggggcgtctgggtggcttagtcggttaagcacccgactttggttcggtcacgatctcacagttggtgagttcgagccctgcgttgggctctctgctgtcagtgcagagcccggaacccgcttgggatcctctgtcccggatctcagtgcccctccccgcccccctcactcatgctcgcttcctctctcaaaaataaacaaacagtaaaaacaaaaacaaaaacaaaccaagcTGGTCCCTGCTTGAGGCCCAGAAGTGGTCAGTCACACCCAAACCGTCTCCCTGGGGAAAAAGCCCGGCTGGGGCAGTGCGCCCCCCCACCCAGAGGTGCCACTCACCTGTGATGGGCACGTCAGGTCGAGGCTGCTCCTTCCTCCAGGATGGTACAAATACCGTAATGTCTGTGTGGCCCCGCTCCAGAAACCAGTTCACCGCCAGGAGGATGCCCCGGCAGGAGAACACCTCCTTATTCCCATGGCTGGGAAGAAGAAGGGGCACAGGGTCAGCCCTGGAGGGTGGCTGGCCTGCCATCCCCAGCCGCAGGCAGGAGGGCGTGGCTCTGCgggcccctgccctgggctcagcTCACTGCCCTCTGGCCCAAGGCCTGCATTCCCTGCTGGTTCCCACAGCGTCCGGGATGGCCAGACCGGGGACTTTCCCTGAAGTTCCATCTCCCGACAGTGAGGAGACGCCCAGGAATCTGGCGGCACCCGCTTCCcatgtgggggagggtcaggccGCTTGCAAcacacctgggggtgggggaaaggctCTGGCAGCCTTCTGGTTCCCGCCCCACCCGGGGGTGCTGGGACCACGGGGACGTAGATGCACACAGGCACACTGAGTCACCACCCCTCCCTCGGCCGCTGGGCGGTGctgcgggtgggggtgggaagggacgAGCCCCAGCTAACTGAAGAGAAACCAGATTGTTCTGGATTAAACATGGATTAAAGTTCAGTCCTACACAAGCCCCAGGGGCTGGGACTCAGGAGGGTGAAGGGGAAGGAGCCAGGATCCATTGTCCAACACAGGCCGGCAGTGGGAGAGGCCACTGAGGAGCCTTTCAGTCTGAAAGTGAAAGGGCATTGCTTTTCCTCCCAAGACTACCAATTCCCCCAAATGCCCAGACCCGGACCGCCCTGTCCTTTCCTCACCCTTCTGGGGAGGGCATGACCTGAGGCAGAAAGACAGTCAGGAAGACACCAGGGGACTCTCTCTGTTAGCAGGGGAGCTGGAGATGGGACACTCCCTGCTGTGGTCTGATGACTGGATTTCACCCCGTCCAAATGTGGCTGGATCCAGAAGCCAGCCCTGAGGGGCTGCTAGCTTGCTCTGGCTCAGTTTccgtatctgtaaaatgggcctggTAGCCTGCAGCCTCTGTAAGAAAGGCCCATGTCAGCAGCATAACTTTCCTGTTTGCTTGAGGCCAGAGACAGTCCAGCAAAGTGGAGGCTT
The sequence above is drawn from the Neofelis nebulosa isolate mNeoNeb1 chromosome 2, mNeoNeb1.pri, whole genome shotgun sequence genome and encodes:
- the ZC3H12A gene encoding endoribonuclease ZC3H12A, producing the protein MSLWELDSRSCQGTPRPDQEPSTEEASAVELQMKVDFFRKLGYSSAEIHSVLQKLGVQADTNTVLGELVKHGSAAERERQASPDPSAQLPLVPRGGGTPKAPTLEPSPPEENKEGSDLRPVVIDGSNVAMSHGNKEVFSCRGILLAVNWFLERGHTDITVFVPSWRKEQPRPDVPITDQHILRELEKKKILVFTPSRRVGGKRVVCYDDRFIVKLAFESDGVVVSNDTYRDLQGERQEWKRFIEERLLMYSFVNDKFMPPDDPLGRHGPSLDNFLRKKPLTAEHRKQPCPYGRKCTYGIKCRFFHPERPSRPQRSVADELRASALLSLPRAPSKEKSGRRPSPSSQPGSLPAEHEQGSLDGKKLGARASPGPHREGLTQTFAPAGRSLPPSGRSGSSFGPADWFPQTLDSLPYNSQECLDSGIGSLESQMSELWGVRGGGPGEPGLPRGPYAGYGPYGAELPAAPAFPTFGRAVGAGHFSVPADYAPPPAAFPPREYWSEPYQLPPPTPVLPERQVPGPGADRGPWAGAGSLAKERASVYIKLCGVFPPHLVEAVMGRFPQLLDPQRLAAEILSYQPGHPSE